Sequence from the Amaranthus tricolor cultivar Red isolate AtriRed21 chromosome 1, ASM2621246v1, whole genome shotgun sequence genome:
gaaCCATACATAACAGTACATTACATTACATTATATTACCCCCAATGTCATACTTAACAGTGAGGGCACAAATAAATAAAGGCATAAAGATAGACCTGATATGTCCATTGTTGTGAAGAGAGATCGAGTGTAAGGCCACCACTAGAGCTTCTCAGCAATAGAGGACCAGTAACACCAGCACCCGCTAAATCAAAAAACGCTCCATAGTTCTGCAAAGCCATTTGTAAAAGAATACTCAATTTAAGGCAAAATTTTATCATATATGTTAAGTTTAAGAAAAAAATCAGAGTCTTTAGAACTGACTGCGAGTCCCACAGTCAAGCTTAAGAGATCAATTGTGTTCTTTCCCATGTTGAATGTTGCAGGAATGTCCACTGAAATCTTATGATTCCCTTTGGGAGCAAAGTTGGTTGCTGCTCAGTTCCAGACAACAAAGAATTGTCACAATTAGAAATTTCAGATATTCAAAGATTGACTAAAGATGATCATTACTATCGGATGCAAATCCAACAATATCAATTAATATATAAAGTGCTTTCTAATAGAAGTACATTTTATTAAGATTGACCCACCTAAAGTGTGGTTTGGGAGGGTCAGTTGTACGCAGCCTTATCCTTTTTAATCATAAGACTAACAAgaggttgtttctgattgacccttggtagtaAACGTCATGTCCAactcacataaataagaagtgcacatgattcaGTTGGTCCGAATCTAGGCATGATTCTGTAACATTGTCATTTTTGACACCTAGATCTAGTTTTCAAGTTCCTGTTTCATAGTATCAATTTGATACAGCTGTAATCTTTACCTGTGAGCTTCCCATTGATGAAAGTATGAAGTCCATGCCCAAGTGATTCTACATGAAGAACAGCTTGAGATCCATTCTGAATAAATGGTTCATCACCTTTGACAAGCATGCTGCAATACATAGAAAGTATTATTGTTAGGACTTTCAAAGCAACTCAGGTAACTAGGATGACGTACTGACTCGTACGGAGTAACCAGATAGGTGATTGTAAAACAAGTATAACTTTAATAGACTGTTACACTgtgtttggatagcaaattaggagagaaaagaaaggaagtaATAAGGAAGGAATATGAGTGTTTTTTCTTCAAATCTTTCCACTTTAAAAGAGATcgtattttttacaaaatttgtcCATGTTTCCCTCCAAACCTCTcccctccaaatccctccctccctttttgttatccaaacaacgGATACTCCATCCTTCCATATCCCTCCCCCTCCTTTGCCTCCATTTTTCTCTATCCAAACACAGAGTTAATACTATAAAGACATCAAAAGCAACTGATGACGCTAATAATGGGATATGTGTTTCAAACAAATACAGAACTTGAATATACCTCGATGAATACCACAGGTAGTCACTTTTGTCAGCTGTAGTATTTATTTGCTCCAGTAGACCAGGCTTTACAAAGGCCTGCGTCTTCGATATGCCTACTGGTTCATGAAACCAGCTCCAACTAGACTGAATATCGCTTGCAGAATCAAGGTTGTATTTCAGAGACTGAGGAATGTATTTCGGAAGCATTGCCATAGAATTTATCTGCCAGAAGAAAGTTTCATTGCCTGTTATCTTTCAGCTTGTTACTATTGACGAAATCTAAATAAAACCCTTCAAAGCATTATCAGTTAGCACATTGGCAAGCTATGAACCCAATGTAGGATAACTGTTACCAAATTAGTCTAGAAACAGACTATTTTTGGCCCcttatactttctccgttctaaaatactcGCACCCGATTGTAACATGTTGTTTATCAGTAGTGGAACGGAAAAACTATCTCAGAGAATCCATGAAAACCAAATGCAAAGAAGTGATTTTCTTCAGCGTGTCAAATTAGTCTCGTCTTTTATTTCACTTTTAAATGAATTAGTAAATTGTATACATAAAAAGTACGAGGCTCACCCTTGCAGTGTTTAAAACCACATTATTGCAGTCAGGCAAGATGCTCACAGACCATGCAGGCAACTGATACGAATTTCCATTGAATTTCACAGTCGCATCAGATTTTGTGTCCACGTTGGCCAAAAATGCTGCACATGCAGAATCTGTTTTGTAGATTGCAGCCTGAAAAAATATACATTGGTTACTAATTACTCGTGAGGTGTATCTGGAACTTCGAAAGTATTTCATGGAACATGTTTATATACTCTCATTATTTCCCAAGATATATGCAACAAACACAACAACAATGTGAAAATTGTGAAAGCTATAAATggtcggctacatgaaccaaaacaaatcaacatgaGGGATCATCGGTAACAAATCTTACATCGTATTCCGGCCCTACTACTATTCACTAcaactaagaaaatcaattcTAATCATCATCTACATTGTACATATATTTTCCTCGTTCATTTGTTCTATCTATTGTCACATGGTACTCCAAGTCTCAAATTTTCATGTCATTTTTCACTCAATAGAAGTCAACTTAAGCCTACCTCAGCATCTTCTAAGTTCTTCATAGTTCTAACCTAACTGTAAAATATATGCAATTATAGTACCCTATCATGTGTCTTCATTCCGAATGTACACTTTAGAGTGTATCCACTCATCCATCCTAACATATACATCTCAACTATCCCTAATTTTCTACAATGATCTCTTTTCTCTTTTAACCTTAGTGGTACATCTTGATCGCATAATATTCTGTTCCGATCTTTCCATTGGAGTCAGCTTAAGGTTTACATCTTTATCAACATATATGTCCATTCTTGTTAAAACTTAAGCCAAGATACTTGAATAACTCACTTGCAAAGAGCTCATTCGCATCTAATTTTACAACATCTCTACTATGACCCTTTGTGCCAAAACAATATTCTATCATATTTCAATCTAGTTTCTATGCTTGGCATAGATGCACCCCTAGTTCCATTCGGTAATATGATGACATGAGCGAATAACATGCACGATGAAACTTCTTGGATTTATCATGTTATCTCATCTAGGACCGTTGCAAACATAAAAGGTCTCTTAGTAGAACCTTGATGTAGACTAATCGATTTGCAAATCTTGGAAGCGTATGCAAAACCTCAAGTGGATTAGAAACTATATAGTCAAGCTAATGGAAACTTCCAAGTGGAATGCAAGAACGAGAAGATAGCTAATGAATAAGAAGTCTAACAATTCACTAGACTTAAAACGATACAGTTGAGATTTCTATAGCGTTAGTGATCGAGAATGGTACCTCCAAATTTGAACCAAGAGAAGAGTATGTGGGATCAGTTGCTACCATTGCTGCCTCACAGAGCTTTATCGCCTTATGTACATCTTTTAAGTGGCCCCATTTTGGCTGCCTGATAATACCTTGATTTCATTTTCATACAAAAGAAAAGAGAATAAAATCGCAATAATCAGTTTTTGATGCAGCTAGACTTAAAAGACTACAAGTAAAATTCCTGGAACTCACTTAAGTGCGGTAAAATGCATCGCCTCATAACAAACTACTGCCTTAAGTAATAAGCGTACCGTATTCATCGATCGGAGCATCATAATCATAAGTTGTGGTGATGAATGGTCCACCAGAAGTGCGTTCGAAGTTGGTTCCTCCATGGTACTGTTTTGCATATATGAGACATCGGACATAATCAGTATTTTTCGCTGCAGCGATTACTTACTGGTTTTTATGAAGATTCCAAAATAGTTGAACTTAAATCAGGAACTGAGTACTACCATGTAATAATTTTGCATTGTGCCCCCTCGTTGGTAAAATCGTGCCACTGAAAAAGCCAAGTCTTCAACAGGTCGGTAAGGTATAGAATCGCCAAAGGAAGAAAACCTAATACCCCAGAAACACAAACATCAAAAACCATCAAAAACACAAACATCaaaaactaattcaaatcaaaccaagccGTTAATCATTAAGTCACAAGCCAATATCACAGCTTTTTGCAGAAATTCAAGGACGGTTTGAAAAAACAAGGAAAGCTCGTGAGGCTCACCATCCGCTCCAATTTTCAGTCCATAGTTTTGGCTTTTGGTTGGAGTTCGGTGTGAACTGATCGCAGTAAAACCCATTACACGTGTTGATCTGTATTATCAATTACAGAAACAAGAAGTCCGAAAAGAGTCAATTTTGTTTGTTCTTTGCATAGTAACAGATTGAGTGTATAGCAAAGGTTAGAATAATCAGACTTACAATGGGACCAGGAGCATCTGCCTGCTGGCACATAACCCATGGTACCCCAGTATCCAAAGACACAGCCATGTTTGCTGCCCACTTAATGTAAGATTTTCCGGCTTCCCCATACGCTTTATCAACATTACCATACTCATTTTCAATCTATaaagcacaaaatattattatagtGTTAGGCATAGAAGTTTGAGTAGTTGTTAGTGGTTCAACTAGCTTAAACACtacttttaaaagaaaaaaaatcactaTTCGGTAAAGTAGCAATTTAGGTAGCGTTGGTGTCGATAGTTGTTCTCAGAACATTCAATGTGTATGGTTCCAAAATAAAAGGTAGTGTAAGATTTACTCGCCATTTTTCTTAACAAATTGTATTCCAACAGCTACCATAAGCACCACTTTTATCGAACATTTTTAATTTACACAACAAATCAAAGGGTTAAATATTACCGCAATCGGACTACTACAACTACACAGAGCTAACAGCCACCCCCACAACTACTTTGCATTGAAAATACCCTAATTTGATGGTACCAATGACCCATGTCATCAATTGTTATATTAGTCAAAATAAGACAACTCTAATTCATTAAATATACTTTAGGTAATTCTAACACATATTAGCTCAACTACCATATCATTTTCAACATTCATcatgaaagaaggatcaaatAAATTATAAGACAAACCTGGGACAGGATTATGGGTCCTCCTTGTGATGCATATAGGTTGTTTTGCTTCATCAAATCCACGATATACGCAGTGAATCGTTGCATCTCTTCctgtatcatcatcatcaaattttTTTCAGTAATATATTTCTCAAAACTAATTTACGAAGCTCGATATCATAAGGGCGAAGAGGAAGACCTTAAATGGTTCATTATCAGTTCGAAATTTGATTCCAGGGATGAAATGCAACCAAACAGGAAACCCACTGCATCAAAATCAGCCATTAAAACTTCCAAGGGAGAAAATTCATGACAAATGGTGGGAATAATTCACATTATTACTACGAGTAGAagaacaaagaaagaaaaaaaaaaaacagtaacAGAAATTACCCATAATTCCATTCAGCACAAACATAAGGACCAATCCTTAGATGAACATAAAGCCCAGCTTCACCCACTAATTTCACAAACTTGACTAAATCTTTTCTACCAGAAAAATCATACTGCATTTATTGCCATAAATATGAATGGGATTAATAATTAAACTTATATATCATCAAATTGGTAATTCATAACTTGATTCAGTCAAGTTTCTAAATTAAGAAACACCATAAACTCAAGTAAAACTATATTAATATTTCCACTTATATGATtgtaaccataataataataataataataataataataataataataataataataataaaacaataatcaaGCTTGAAGTCTGTCTGGTGCACAAAGCATCCTCGGATTCAAGAAAGGGTCCCACACTTCCACCAAATGGGTATAACCATTTTTGCAAGGAAATGATTTTTGCGCTCATTTCTGATGCCCtctccctccccagaccctaacTGCTTTATGCGGGACATGGCcgatgaccatgattttcaaacTCGAAACCATGATCACACTGCAACACCTAAATCTGAACATCATGGCTCCCCTTCCCCATCAAGCCATCAACcaatatcatcattatcattttaTCCGGTGTATCCCACCTATAAAACAAGCCATCAACCAATAATCGaacctaaaatcaaacaataacaacattTCTTCATCCCAACGTCTTAAAACGACTCCTAAAATGAGTGAGGTTCAGAGTTGGAAATTAGACGTACACAACCTTACAATAGCAACCATGTTTCACATAAATGAAAATGCACTACATGAAAACCAAAAagtaaaaggaaaagaaaaggaaaaacctGGCCTTTAATTGGTTCATGCAAATCCCAGAAAACATAAGTCTCAATTATGTCCAATCCACCATCCTTTGATTTTTGAATAAGGTCTGGCCACATCTACTCAccaaaaaacaaggaaaaacatTAATCCCAAAAACAAGAATTAACaaacataaaatattttaaaattagaaaaacaaaaaaaaaaaagtggaatCAAATCTGAGACCTCGGGAGTGCTGCGAGGGTAATGTATAGAACCCGAGACAAGAACTCTACGTTTTCCATCAATGACAAGAGCTCGATGATCATACGTCACATTATACGCAGCAAACGACGTCGTAATCAAAACACCCACCATTAACATAGAAAACATCACCATTTTTATacccatcatcatcattaatttTCACAAACACTTTTCCAAAAGGGTATTTACTTTTTGTTGATTCTATTActattcattattattagtaCTTCATTTTAATGTATTTATAAGAAAGATTTTAACTTTATGGATAATGGAtgattatattatattgttacTCCAAGCTTAGTTTAGCTAGCTTCTAGCAAAACTAATGGAGAAAGCAAAATGTTGCTTGGCCGCTTTGTAAaagaaaaacccacaaaaaagaatcaaaatttaagaaaaaaaattactcaaaTTCTTAAGCTAAGAAACTAAAGCACGCCACCTTCCATTACTTATCTTAAGATTGATGGAGATCAGATATGAATGATATATCATTAAAGATAAAGAAAGATGAAGTTGTGAATATATAGTTTGTAGCATAAAATTGTTTAGGAGATTTTTGTGTCTTGTTCTTAAATGTGGGTTTGATGGTAGGGTTGATGTTCATGTTTTATAGTAGTAGGAGTTTGTATAACATATGTGGTATGTTTGATGAATtcctttaatatatattttgtaaatattttaaaatttttaaaaactcacgattaatattatttgacttttaaatttgtattgagatttatgtaaaaaattaaGTGAAAAGAATAAATAGAAACaaggaatattatttttaaatctaaaatgtaaattaaaaaagaataaaaagaaaaaataataaaaggagagaCGTAATAATGTGAATAATGGGTAGTATAGAGTGTAGTGACGGATGAGTCACAGGAATTGAACTGAAACACTATTGAAATGGAAGTGAAGTTGGGGGATGAAGTAATAGTAGCGTTTATTGGAGGTGTGTTATAGTGATCTGTCTCATccataaatcaaaaatattttatatttttttcattttatattacttgtaacattaaataaaataatactatttatttattacttttaatttgtgattagtttttaatttataagttaaaacataattgtttgattcatctcattgcaaaaattattaatattaaatttttataactttttatcatacataattaaagatattaaggattaaattagtacattgaattgcgtgaaaaaataaatgttgcAAGTTTATTGCAATGGaggaaatatattttatatgacattgagtttttctttttgttatcaTACGATTTTGAAATGGTATTTTTATAGCTTATGAGTGTTTGCATCTTGTGCGTTTTGCCGTTTTCGATTATATATCCTGACATTGATAATAAGTTTAGGCCAACTTTAAACGAGTACCTGGAGTAATAATCAAGTGGAGGATGGTACAGGTTAAGTTGGAGTGGTCCAGAGTAATCATCAAGATTTTCAAGCTTTGATGACCTACCACGTGAATGGGCCGAGGAATGGATGATAATGAATGTTTTCTGTTGAATCATATCAtcattcttttattattattattattattattattattattattattattttgttatttgattttgtttggttattgttatatatatatatatatatattatatatatatctgttaTAGGTTGTGTGAAAAGGAAGATTAGATGAGAATTTGTTTGGAAGTAAACAAATTATTCAAGTTAGTGTTGCTAATGGGATTTAATAAGAGTTGGTTTGCTAGATAAatttactattactattactattactattattattattattattattattattattattattataatagatAAAATTAGGAAATTGatgttaaatataataattaaaaatataattaatttcttattcttatttctttttttgaacACTTATAATATAACGGCATTAAATTGTTCAAATTTGTTTATCCCTAAATTTGAAAGAGAGTCTTGTGAGATAAGTGAGAGTCTTACGAAGTAGTATTTAAGagttattaaattaaaacttgtAGCATATgttgttaaaatttaataatataagtgagaaaaagttcttttaacaaaaataacaatatttgtATTTGTGTATCATTATTTGATAGGTATTTAGTTTTTtcctaataaaatataatctagTACATTTggctaaaaaaattaatatatattccaattaagataaaaattaaaccTAATAATTGTGGAATTAAATATTCAAGTGTGTGAAATGGAAAAGTATTAATGGGGGATATTCGTTTGTCTTTCGGTGAGATAAAATAAGCTAACGTGGCAATTATGTAGATGGGGGAGGCTTGGGTGATGCGAAATCAGAAATGTTAAAGAAAAATAGTAACGACAATTGAGACCAAATTTACAATTTGATGAGTCTGCAAAGTCACACttcaatttctatttttcattCGCATGCCGACACCCTCACTTTCCTTCTTTTGTCAAATAATTCCACCATTTTCTTACAATTTAGAGCTCTACTCTTAGATACGGATGTTCATGGT
This genomic interval carries:
- the LOC130805196 gene encoding beta-galactosidase 8, whose protein sequence is MMMMGIKMVMFSMLMVGVLITTSFAAYNVTYDHRALVIDGKRRVLVSGSIHYPRSTPEMWPDLIQKSKDGGLDIIETYVFWDLHEPIKGQYDFSGRKDLVKFVKLVGEAGLYVHLRIGPYVCAEWNYGGFPVWLHFIPGIKFRTDNEPFKEEMQRFTAYIVDLMKQNNLYASQGGPIILSQIENEYGNVDKAYGEAGKSYIKWAANMAVSLDTGVPWVMCQQADAPGPIINTCNGFYCDQFTPNSNQKPKLWTENWSGWFSSFGDSIPYRPVEDLAFSVARFYQRGGTMQNYYMYHGGTNFERTSGGPFITTTYDYDAPIDEYGIIRQPKWGHLKDVHKAIKLCEAAMVATDPTYSSLGSNLEAAIYKTDSACAAFLANVDTKSDATVKFNGNSYQLPAWSVSILPDCNNVVLNTARINSMAMLPKYIPQSLKYNLDSASDIQSSWSWFHEPVGISKTQAFVKPGLLEQINTTADKSDYLWYSSSMLVKGDEPFIQNGSQAVLHVESLGHGLHTFINGKLTATNFAPKGNHKISVDIPATFNMGKNTIDLLSLTVGLANYGAFFDLAGAGVTGPLLLRSSSGGLTLDLSSQQWTYQVGLKGEDLDLSSGSSSLWDSSAFPKNLPLTWYKTTFDAPDGNDPLALDFTGMGKGEAWVNGQSIGRYWPSFIAPGTGCTDYCNYRGPFNAEKCHKNCGKPTQTLYHVPRSWIKPNGNVLVIFEEIGGDPTKISFTTKQVGSLCSHVSESHPPPVDMWTTDQTGTNVGPTLSLECPSPNQVISSINFASFGTPQGSCGTYSHGICKSLHALPIVQKECVGARSCKIGVSIDTFGDPCRGVKKSLAVEAVCG